The proteins below are encoded in one region of Coffea arabica cultivar ET-39 chromosome 4c, Coffea Arabica ET-39 HiFi, whole genome shotgun sequence:
- the LOC140004843 gene encoding uncharacterized protein produces the protein MTETIEHMFFFCNHAEYIWKAAPINWDGLNEFKHKFWHWWNGLMDVERRPEGKTHIALTVNILWQIWKDGNQIQFNGVSNCPGRTVSKAMHEWVEYNEVRDGEAKTDANREHRVTKLNSWHPPPLGVSKLNSDAAVEQNFRRIGWGVVARKEDGAVARVWARGAGREGNPTLEEALAIREAIIKAKHRGWNKVEIQSDCKLMVDKLNDRNAENPITGTILADNLLLSQGFEKCYFSFVRREGNCVSHKLAKFAISLKDEIYWLDSFPTWLTCLAKTDVRAVAQIV, from the coding sequence ATGACAGAAACGATAGAACACATGTTCTTCTTTTGCAACCATGCTGAGTATATATGGAAAGCAGCTCCAATTAATTGGGATGGGCTAAATGAATTCAAGCATAAGTTCTGGCATTGGTGGAATGGCTTGATGGATGTTGAGAGGAGACCTGAGGGGAAGACTCACATTGCATTGACAGTTAATATCCTGTGGCAGATATGGAAGGATGGAAACCAAATTCAGTTTAATGGAGTTAGCAACTGTCCTGGAAGAACTGTAAGCAAGGCAATGCATGAGTGGGTGGAATACAATGAAGTAAGAGATGGGGAGGCCAAAACAGATGCTAATAGGGAACACCGAGTGACAAAGTTGAATAGTTGGCATCCACCCCCTCTAGGGGTTAGCAAGCTAAACTCTGATGCAGCTGTGGAGCAGAATTTTAGGAGAATAGGTTGGGGAGTGGTGGCCAGAAAGGAGGATGGGGCAGTAGCAAGAGTTTGGGCAAGAGGGGCAGGGAGGGAAGGGAACCCAACATTGGAGGAAGCATTAGCCATTAGAGAAGCTATTATCAAGGCAAAGCATAGGGGATGGAACAAGGTGGAGATTCAATCAGATTGTAAACTGATGGTGGATAAGCTTAACGATAGGAATGCTGAAAACCCAATTACGGGTACTATCCTAGCTGATAATCTATTGTTAAGCCAAGGTTTTGAAAAATGTTACTTCTCCTTTGTAAGAAGGGAGGGTAACTGTGTGTCTCATAAGCTGGCAAAATTTGCCATAAGTTTGAAGGATGAAATATATTGGTTGGATTCCTTTCCAACATGGCTTACGTGTTTAGCCAAAACAGATGTAAGAGCAGTTGCTCAAATAGTGTAA